Proteins encoded by one window of Lacipirellulaceae bacterium:
- a CDS encoding transglutaminase family protein has protein sequence MPSRSPAPQNFLASCEVIDFDNPDVAALAACLKRDNSTDTAQACFEFVRDEIKHSSDHQLNPVTCTASEVLKHGTGYCYAKSHLLCALIRANGISAGMTYQRLSIDGEGPPFCLHGLNAVYLEEHGWYRIDPRGNRDDVDAQFDPPHEKLAFATNLPGEYDLASICAKPMPIVLKALRAYTNWCELGENLPDVQQS, from the coding sequence ATGCCAAGCCGTAGCCCAGCCCCTCAAAACTTTCTCGCCTCGTGTGAAGTCATTGACTTCGACAACCCGGACGTCGCAGCTTTGGCGGCATGCCTCAAGAGGGATAACTCAACAGACACCGCCCAAGCGTGTTTCGAGTTTGTCCGCGACGAAATCAAACACAGCAGCGACCACCAGCTCAACCCCGTTACCTGCACCGCCTCTGAAGTTCTGAAGCACGGCACGGGCTACTGCTACGCCAAGAGCCACTTACTGTGTGCTCTGATTCGCGCAAATGGCATCTCGGCTGGCATGACATATCAACGACTAAGCATCGACGGTGAAGGACCGCCGTTTTGCCTGCATGGCTTGAATGCGGTCTACCTCGAAGAACACGGCTGGTACCGCATCGATCCGCGTGGCAACCGCGATGATGTTGATGCACAATTCGATCCGCCGCACGAAAAGCTGGCGTTCGCGACAAACCTGCCCGGAGAGTACGACCTGGCGAGCATCTGCGCGAAGCCAATGCCCATCGTTCTCAAAGCTCTTCGAGCCTACACGAACTGGTGTGAACTGGGAGAGAATCTACCAGATGTGCAGCAGTCTTAG
- a CDS encoding GNAT family N-acetyltransferase, whose amino-acid sequence MSISYASEPELNVEEFVDILERSTLAQRRPTNNSQRIAGMLAGADVIVTARNQEGLLVGVSRAISDFHYCTYLSDLAVDVAYQRQGIGKQLIQETHQLAGRQTQLVLLSAPAARDYYPRLGMQRHDSCWTFSSNA is encoded by the coding sequence GTGTCAATCTCTTACGCAAGCGAGCCTGAACTAAATGTTGAAGAGTTTGTTGATATTCTGGAACGCTCGACTCTAGCCCAACGGCGACCCACGAACAATTCGCAACGTATCGCAGGAATGCTTGCCGGCGCTGACGTGATTGTCACCGCACGCAATCAAGAGGGACTGCTCGTCGGCGTCTCCCGCGCGATCTCCGACTTTCACTACTGCACCTATCTTTCTGACCTAGCGGTCGACGTTGCGTATCAGAGGCAAGGAATTGGCAAGCAGTTGATTCAAGAAACTCATCAACTGGCGGGACGGCAAACCCAGTTGGTTTTGCTGTCAGCGCCTGCCGCACGTGACTACTATCCTCGTCTCGGCATGCAGCGTCATGACTCCTGTTGGACGTTTTCTAGCAACGCTTAA
- a CDS encoding FxsA family protein, protein MFFRLLILFTLIPIIEVTLLFKLSELLGWPGTLLLVLGTGIVGAWLAKLQGFLALNALRGELVQGRLPADKVIDGVLILIAGVVLITPGILTDIVGLSLLLPPVRSAVRKFATAWLTKRVQVTTTNFWQGFAEEPSPYVERPPQAEMPKGEVIDARVVETRVEE, encoded by the coding sequence ATGTTCTTCCGCTTACTAATTCTGTTTACGCTCATCCCGATCATCGAGGTGACGCTGCTGTTCAAACTTAGCGAGTTGCTGGGCTGGCCAGGAACGCTGCTGCTCGTACTCGGCACAGGTATTGTCGGAGCTTGGCTAGCGAAGTTGCAGGGCTTTCTCGCGCTGAACGCGTTACGCGGTGAACTTGTCCAAGGACGCTTGCCTGCGGATAAGGTGATCGATGGGGTGCTCATACTGATTGCTGGTGTCGTGCTAATCACGCCAGGTATTTTGACGGACATCGTCGGCCTGTCACTTTTATTGCCTCCGGTGCGGAGTGCCGTTCGCAAGTTTGCAACCGCATGGCTGACCAAGCGAGTGCAAGTGACAACCACCAACTTCTGGCAAGGCTTCGCTGAAGAGCCGTCGCCGTATGTCGAGCGACCACCGCAGGCAGAGATGCCGAAGGGAGAAGTCATCGACGCGCGGGTGGTGGAAACGCGGGTCGAAGAATAG
- a CDS encoding ferritin-like domain-containing protein: MKLDHPALVELLQLAYSAEKAAAFAYIGHAGSVKDAEAKEVIKQIELDEWGHRETVLAIMQEYDIPISRYKEVKYHIIGKIISASCYVIGWFMPYYFAGRLESGNVCEYFVAMHYFNDLGITKHDDALYEMGMKEKEHEVYFQKSLENNRMLPLFEKIFGWGENSSYNDIDLENKYSVKASKAYCRKK, translated from the coding sequence GTGAAACTCGACCACCCTGCGCTCGTCGAACTCCTCCAACTCGCCTACTCCGCGGAGAAGGCCGCCGCGTTTGCTTACATCGGTCACGCCGGCAGCGTCAAAGACGCTGAAGCGAAGGAGGTCATAAAGCAGATTGAGCTCGACGAGTGGGGCCACCGCGAGACGGTTCTCGCCATCATGCAGGAGTACGACATCCCCATCTCTCGCTACAAGGAGGTGAAATATCACATCATAGGCAAGATCATCTCCGCGAGTTGCTACGTGATTGGCTGGTTCATGCCCTACTACTTCGCCGGGCGACTGGAAAGCGGCAACGTCTGCGAGTACTTCGTCGCGATGCACTACTTCAACGACTTGGGCATCACCAAGCACGACGACGCCCTCTACGAAATGGGCATGAAGGAGAAGGAGCACGAGGTTTACTTCCAGAAAAGCCTGGAGAACAACCGGATGCTGCCCTTGTTCGAGAAAATCTTCGGCTGGGGAGAAAACAGCAGCTACAACGATATTGATTTGGAGAACAAGTATTCCGTGAAGGCGTCGAAAGCTTATTGTCGGAAGAAGTAG
- a CDS encoding SDR family oxidoreductase, with translation MPEIFLTGATGYVGGRLAPKLLECNYRVRCLAREPRKLEERPWRSSSRVSVVEGSIDDVDELASKMQGCEVAYYLIHSMISSGGEYAERDRRLATTFAEAAAKAGIQRIIYLGGLGELGDGLSEHLRSRREVEEVLASTGIPVTTFRAAMIIGSGSASFEILRYLVERLPVMVTPRWVKTECQPIGIADVLHWLVTCLETPETIGQTIEVGGPDVLPYQQLMQVCAKELGLRRRVIVPLPVLTPRLSSLWISLVTPVNYRIARPLADGLRNRVVVTKNPAQDLMPHEPLSVKEAIHRSVQRTKSGEVPTRWSAAGPIPGDPDWAGGKVFKDQRTIEINADPTAVFAAVCRIGGGHGWYAADILWRIRGWMDQIVGGPGLRRGRRNPERVEFGEALDFWRVVGIERDRSLLLLAEMKLPGVARLEFHLEPLSGQQERTKLTMTARFRPRGLSGILYWYSVLPLHHFVFNGMLRGIKRAAEKQEKRNEAYA, from the coding sequence ATGCCCGAAATATTCCTCACCGGTGCCACTGGATACGTTGGCGGTCGGCTTGCTCCGAAATTGTTAGAGTGCAACTACCGTGTCCGATGCTTGGCGCGTGAGCCACGGAAGCTCGAAGAACGGCCTTGGCGGTCAAGTAGCCGTGTATCAGTCGTCGAGGGGAGTATCGACGATGTTGATGAGCTCGCGAGTAAGATGCAGGGCTGCGAGGTCGCTTATTATCTGATTCACTCGATGATCTCCAGCGGCGGCGAATACGCTGAACGTGATCGTCGGCTGGCCACCACGTTTGCTGAAGCGGCCGCCAAGGCAGGCATCCAGCGAATCATTTATCTCGGCGGACTCGGTGAGCTTGGCGACGGGCTGAGCGAGCATTTGCGAAGCCGCCGAGAGGTCGAAGAAGTACTCGCCTCGACGGGGATACCCGTCACCACGTTTCGGGCGGCGATGATCATTGGCTCGGGTAGTGCCTCATTCGAGATTCTTCGCTACTTAGTCGAACGACTGCCGGTGATGGTCACGCCGCGCTGGGTGAAGACCGAATGCCAACCGATCGGGATTGCAGACGTCCTGCATTGGTTAGTGACTTGCCTGGAGACTCCCGAAACGATTGGGCAAACGATCGAGGTTGGCGGTCCTGATGTCCTGCCCTATCAGCAACTGATGCAAGTCTGTGCGAAAGAGCTTGGACTGCGTCGAAGGGTCATCGTCCCGCTGCCCGTGCTCACACCTCGCCTAAGCTCCCTATGGATCAGCCTTGTTACACCGGTGAACTATCGCATCGCACGGCCATTGGCTGATGGGTTGCGCAACCGTGTCGTGGTGACGAAGAATCCTGCCCAGGACCTCATGCCGCACGAACCTCTATCCGTGAAAGAGGCGATTCATCGAAGCGTTCAACGCACGAAGAGTGGCGAAGTCCCAACGCGTTGGTCCGCGGCGGGGCCGATTCCTGGCGACCCTGACTGGGCGGGTGGTAAAGTCTTCAAGGATCAGCGAACCATCGAGATTAATGCCGACCCCACCGCGGTGTTTGCTGCCGTCTGTCGGATTGGTGGCGGGCACGGTTGGTATGCAGCGGATATCCTCTGGCGCATTCGTGGATGGATGGATCAAATCGTTGGTGGGCCGGGGTTACGCCGTGGTCGAAGAAATCCCGAACGCGTCGAGTTTGGCGAGGCGCTCGATTTCTGGAGAGTCGTGGGGATTGAACGCGACCGCTCACTTCTCTTACTTGCGGAGATGAAACTGCCGGGAGTTGCTCGGCTAGAGTTTCATCTCGAACCGCTCTCTGGTCAGCAGGAGAGGACCAAACTCACCATGACCGCACGCTTCCGCCCGCGCGGGCTTAGCGGCATTCTCTACTGGTACTCGGTGCTGCCGTTGCACCATTTTGTGTTCAACGGAATGCTGCGAGGGATTAAGCGGGCTGCTGAGAAGCAAGAAAAGAGAAACGAGGCATACGCCTAA
- a CDS encoding Rne/Rng family ribonuclease has translation MKQEMLINVAQPEECRIAIVEDNQLEELYIERSSQDNYVGNIYKGKIVNLEPSIQAAFVDFGVGRNGFLHISDVESQYFRQGGFDPDKPIQPDGTQRDDRPHDSSNGSPSSEEADEGDSEGSDSGNGSGGTKTRQRSQRKTRPGVRPRVKPPIQDIFRRGDEVLVQVIKEGIGTKGPTLSTYISIPGRYLVLMPALGRIGVSRKIEDEQARRRLRDILRDLSPPKGLGFIVRTAGTDRTKKELSRDLAYLLRLWKTIVRRIKSTPAPCDIYQESDMIIRTIRDIFTSDVDAIHIDQEEAFERAKEFLHITMPRYANRLQLYDGKEPLFHKYKLDNEIAQINHRHVPLKGGGSLVIDQTEALVAIDVNSGSFRTDGSAEESAYRLNMIAAKEIARQLRLRDLGGVVVNDFIDMRHDRHRRKVENTLRDAVRRDRARTKILRTSPFGLIEMTRQRIRPSLKRSVYKECPACSGTGVVKSAESMAIEVIRKLIMAAQENRVTKLTVTIEEEVASYINNRKRRELARIEDAHEIELLVVSREDVSPEFLRIECEDEQGREVKVSER, from the coding sequence CCGAGCATCCAAGCGGCGTTTGTCGATTTTGGTGTCGGAAGAAACGGCTTTTTGCACATTAGCGACGTCGAGTCGCAGTACTTCCGCCAAGGCGGCTTCGATCCAGACAAGCCGATTCAGCCGGACGGTACACAGCGAGATGATCGTCCCCACGATTCGTCCAATGGATCTCCCTCCAGTGAGGAAGCCGACGAGGGAGACTCCGAGGGGAGCGATTCTGGGAATGGCAGCGGCGGAACGAAAACTCGCCAACGATCGCAAAGGAAAACGCGTCCTGGCGTACGCCCGCGGGTGAAGCCGCCGATTCAAGATATCTTTCGCCGTGGTGATGAGGTATTGGTGCAGGTCATCAAGGAGGGCATCGGCACAAAGGGGCCGACGCTTTCGACCTACATCAGTATCCCTGGACGCTATCTAGTGTTGATGCCGGCCTTGGGACGGATTGGTGTTTCTCGCAAGATTGAAGATGAACAAGCTCGCCGCCGACTGCGCGATATTCTTCGCGACTTGAGTCCTCCCAAGGGACTTGGCTTCATTGTGCGTACCGCCGGAACGGATCGAACCAAGAAAGAACTCTCGCGCGACTTGGCTTATCTACTAAGGCTCTGGAAAACGATCGTCCGCCGGATCAAGAGTACGCCTGCGCCGTGCGACATCTACCAAGAGTCCGACATGATCATTCGGACGATCCGCGACATCTTCACCAGCGATGTCGACGCGATACACATTGACCAGGAGGAGGCGTTCGAGCGAGCGAAAGAGTTCCTGCACATTACCATGCCGCGATATGCGAATCGTTTGCAGCTTTATGATGGCAAGGAGCCGTTGTTTCACAAATACAAGTTGGACAACGAGATCGCTCAAATCAACCATCGCCACGTTCCGCTCAAAGGGGGCGGTTCGTTGGTCATCGATCAAACCGAAGCACTCGTCGCCATTGACGTGAACAGCGGCAGCTTCCGCACCGATGGCTCTGCTGAGGAAAGTGCGTACCGTCTGAATATGATTGCTGCGAAGGAAATCGCCCGCCAGTTGCGGCTGCGAGATCTCGGCGGCGTGGTGGTGAACGACTTCATCGACATGCGGCACGACCGTCACCGCCGCAAGGTAGAGAACACGCTCCGAGACGCCGTGCGGAGAGATCGGGCGCGGACAAAGATTCTGCGAACCAGCCCGTTTGGCCTGATCGAAATGACTCGCCAAAGGATTCGCCCCAGCCTCAAACGCAGCGTTTACAAGGAATGTCCCGCCTGCAGCGGCACCGGCGTAGTGAAAAGTGCTGAGAGCATGGCGATTGAAGTGATTCGCAAGCTGATTATGGCGGCTCAAGAGAACCGAGTGACCAAACTGACCGTAACAATCGAAGAGGAAGTCGCCAGCTACATCAACAACCGCAAGCGCAGAGAGCTCGCACGCATTGAAGACGCCCACGAAATAGAGCTGCTCGTTGTCAGTCGCGAGGATGTGTCGCCGGAGTTCTTGAGGATTGAGTGCGAGGATGAACAAGGACGCGAGGTGAAGGTTTCTGAGCGGTAG